One genomic segment of Impatiens glandulifera chromosome 6, dImpGla2.1, whole genome shotgun sequence includes these proteins:
- the LOC124943826 gene encoding serine carboxypeptidase-like — MTQRGLSCLILFPLFFFSCSILSSQSSLRTSKVNSTSTEVEMLIKSLNLFPNSLVNSGDPSSRILPDAVSSSLVEQQFRLPALGDPGTSIRNLGHYAGYYRLPHSIDAWMFYYFFESRRGMRNDPVVIWLNGGPGASSSIGLFYENGPYKIMNQTLFWNDFGWDQVSNIIYIDQPIGTGFSYSSDHSDICTNQECVSNDLYDFLQVFFHQHPQYLRNDLYITGKSYAGHYIPALATRIRNGNNNGDGDHINLKGIAIGNGLTHPAIQYKSLIDYASNMRLITETELRHVAKMVPECEQLIARCRGEGISCREAYSSCTTMFNLIVKYSGSNRNYYDIRKERVGEMCYDFSYMENMLNNATVRRSLGVGNIRFVSLSVTIFNAFKNDWMRNYAVEIPPLLEDGIKVLIYAGEFDLMVNWLGIYRWVTEMNWSGQTKFNNKNFESYVVELTKKGELKEYGLLTFLKVYNSGHMVPMDQPKAALKMLKRWTQGGTLMS; from the exons ATGACGCAAAGAGGGCTCTCTTGTCTAATTCTTTTTCCTCTGTTTTTCTTCTCATGTTCAATTCTTTCATCACAATCTTCTCTGCGGACATCAAAGGTTAATTCGACGAGTACAGAAGTGGAGATGCTTATTAAGAGTTTAAACTTGTTTCCCAATTCTCTCGTCAACTCCGGTGACCCATCTTCCCGCATATTACCCGATGCAGTGTCATCATCATTGGTCGAACAACAATTCCGCCTCCCAGCCCTTGGTGATCCAGGGACTTCGATTCGGAATTTGGGTCATTACGCTGGCTATTATCGACTTCCTCACTCGATAGATGCATG GATGTTTTACTACTTCTTTGAGTCGAGAAGGGGTATGAGAAATGACCCAGTTGTGATATGGTTGAATGGAGGACCTGGAGCCAGCAGTTCAATTGGTCTGTTTTATGAAAACGGTCCTTACAAGATTATGAACCAAACTCTTTTCTGGAATGACTTTGGATGGGACCAGGTGTCGAACATAATCTATATCGACCAGCCCATAGGCACCGGTTTCAGCTATAGTTCAGATCACTCTGATATTTGTACCAATCAAGAGTGTGTTAGCAATGACTTATATGACTTCTTGCAG GTATTTTTCCATCAACATCCTCAATATTTGAGGAACGATCTCTACATAACAGGAAAATCATATGCCGGACACTATATCCCTGCCTTAGCCACTCGGATTCGCAATGGAAACAATAACGGAGATGGAGATCACATTAACCTTAag GGTATTGCTATTGGAAATGGATTGACACATCCTGCAATTCAATACAAGTCATTAATAGATTATGCTTCAAATATGAGACTGATCACAGAAACTGAACTCAGACATGTCGCCAAAATGGTACCAGAATGCGAGCAACTCATAGCTAGATGCA GAGGAGAAGGAATCAGCTGTAGGGAAGCATATTCTTCTTGTACTACCATGTTCAATCTTATAGTGAAATACTCTGGTTCTAATAGAAAT TATTACGACATTCGGAAGGAACGTGTGGGTGAAATGTGTTATGATTTCTCGTATatggaaaatatgttaaataatgcAACGGTTAGAAGATCCCTTGGAGTTGGCAATATTCGGTTTGTATCCCTGAGCGTAACTATTTTTAATGCATTCAAGAATGATTGGATGAGAAATTATGCAGTGGAAATTCCTCCGCTTCTTGAAGATGGAATTAAGGTATTGATATATGCAGGAGAATTTGATCTAATGGTGAATTGGCTTG GAATCTATAGGTGGGTTACTGAGATGAATTGGTCCGGTCAAacaaaattcaataataaaaactttGAATCATATGTAGTCGAGCTTACAAAGAAAGGAGAACTTAAAGAATATGGACTTCTGACATTCCTTAAG GTTTATAACTCGGGGCATATGGTTCCTATGGATCAACCGAAAGCGGCATTAAAGATGTTGAAAAGATGGACACAAGGTGGTACCCTTATGTCATGA